The genomic region TTCGCAACTTCGAGCGGTCTGGAATTCTTTGGAAGGGACGCGTTCCACTACGTTCGAAAATTTCAGGGACAACGTGGAAGTTGTCCCTCCTCGTTTCTTCGGCCTCGCGCGTTCCAGCGAGGATTTGCGCGCCCGTATAGACGCACGCGTTGAGGCCATGTTCGCTCGCGGGCTGGTCGAGGAAGCGAAACGATTATTGAAACAAGGACTGGAAGAAAACAAAACCGCGATGCAGGCCATCGGCTACCGGCAGGTTGTTGAACATCTCCGCGGCGGGCGTTCGCTGGACGAAACGATCGAACTCGTCAAAGTGCGGACGCGGCAGTTCGCGAAACGGCAGATGACGTGGTTCCGCCGACAATTCGATCTGGATTGGGTACACCTGAAGCCGGACGTTGACGCCGAACAAACGGCGGCGGAGCTTTTTGAGAGCAGGGGCACCGCACAAAAACTGGCTGGGCCCGAATCAAAGGGGGGACCCTGGCTGAACCGGAATTGACTTCGGCGCATCGTCAAATCCATTCCGGGCTAAGTTTCCGGTTGAGTTCGGACTTTAATCCCCGCCGAATCATGTTATGGTTCCCGCGGTTGCGATTTAAAAATTGAAAGCACTCATACCGACATCGAACAAGAGGACCGAGCGCGTGTTCCTCATAGGAGCCGAACTGAAGTCGCGCACCACCTGGGAGGTTCGTGATTCCCTCGACGAACTGGCCGAACTTGCCACAACGGCCGGGGCCGATATCGTCGGCGACGGCACCCAAAGGCTGGAAGCGCCCGCGTCCGCCACATTCATCGGGAGCGGCAAGGCCGAGGAATTTGCCGGGCATTGCAAGCGCCACGGCGTGGATACGGTGATTTTCGACGACGACCTTTCCCCGGCGCAGAGCCGCAATCTCGAAAGGGTTTTCGATTGCAAGGTGCTTGATCGAACGGTGCTGATTCTCGACATCTTCGCGCGCCGCGCCCGCACACGCGAAGGCAAGTTGCAGGTGGAGCTGGCACAGTTGCAGCATTTGCTGCCGCGGCTGACGCGCTATTGGAGCCACTTGTCGCGGCAAAAAGGCGGCATTGGAATGCGCGGTGGCGAAGGCGAATCGCAGCTCGAAACCGACCGCCGCCGAGTACAGGAGCGCATCGACAGGATCCGCGAGGAATTGGAACTGGTGCGCCGCCAACGCTCGACGCAAAGGTCTGGCCGGCAGCGGCACCTCTGGCCGCTTGCGTCCATCGTCGGTTATACAAACGCCGGAAAGTCCACCTTGCTCAACGCGCTCACGGGCGCCCAGGCGCTGGCCGAGGATAAATTGTTCGCCACGCTCGACCCGACGACGCGGCGTCTGCGCCTGCCGACAAACCAAAGCGTATTGCTCACGGACACGGTGGGATTCATCCGGAAGCTGCCGCACCGACTTGTCGAGGCGTTCAAGGCCACGCTCGAAGAGGTCGTGCAGGCGGATCTGCTGCTGCATGTCGTGGACGCCAGTCATCCGCAGGCCGTGGAGCAAATTACGGCGGTGAATGCCGTGCTTGAAGAAATCGGCGCGGCCGGCCGGCCAACGTTGATGGTCTTCAACAAAATTGACCGGCTGATAAGCGGTGAGCTGCGACACCGCTTGGCCGAACAACTGCCCAACACGGTCGCTGTTTCGGCGAAGACCGGCGAGGGGTTCCCGGCGTTGCTGGCCGAACTCGGCAGTCAGTTGCGGCCGACGCGCGAGTTTCTCGAACTGAAGGTGCCGCACAGCGAGTCGGCGGTGATCGCGCGGCTGCACGCCGTCGGACAGGTGGTGGAGCGCGATTACAACGGCGCCGATGCGCGATTCAAGGCCCGCATCCCGCCGCATCTGCATGCGGAGTTTGCGCCGTTTATCGTGCAGGATTTGCGCATCGCCTGAAACCCGCCGGTTTGTCATTTCCCATCTCGAACGAATTTATTTGTTCGCGAAGTTTCTTTTGCCTGATAGAACCGGGACCGGCAGGGCATGACCACGAATCCGCGCATCAAGGACATGGCGGCAAGAGAGCGTCCCCGCGAACGGCTCGCGGCGGACGGAGCCGAGGCCTTGTCCAACGCGGAACTCGTCGCGATTCTTCTGCGGACGGGAATAAAAGGGTACTCGGCCATTCACATCGCCCAGCAATTGCTGGCCAGATTCGGAAAACTGGAAAACCTGGCTCGTGCGTCGCTCGACGAGTTGCGCCAGGTCAAGGGTGTTGGGCGTGACAAGGCCATCGCGTTGAAAAGCGCTTTCACGCTGGCCCAGCGCA from Candidatus Angelobacter sp. harbors:
- the hflX gene encoding GTPase HflX, with translation MKALIPTSNKRTERVFLIGAELKSRTTWEVRDSLDELAELATTAGADIVGDGTQRLEAPASATFIGSGKAEEFAGHCKRHGVDTVIFDDDLSPAQSRNLERVFDCKVLDRTVLILDIFARRARTREGKLQVELAQLQHLLPRLTRYWSHLSRQKGGIGMRGGEGESQLETDRRRVQERIDRIREELELVRRQRSTQRSGRQRHLWPLASIVGYTNAGKSTLLNALTGAQALAEDKLFATLDPTTRRLRLPTNQSVLLTDTVGFIRKLPHRLVEAFKATLEEVVQADLLLHVVDASHPQAVEQITAVNAVLEEIGAAGRPTLMVFNKIDRLISGELRHRLAEQLPNTVAVSAKTGEGFPALLAELGSQLRPTREFLELKVPHSESAVIARLHAVGQVVERDYNGADARFKARIPPHLHAEFAPFIVQDLRIA